The DNA region GCTTGAACTGTTTGCAACAACCATCAGCAAAATTGAGCGGGGAGAGCGGAGCATGTACGACTTCAAACGCCGCGCCCTGTGTGCGGTGCTAAAACTGGACGCCAATGCTGTTCTGGAACTCCTGGCGGGGTGAACGCGATCACGCCATCAAAAAAGAGGGTCTGGACGTTGCGGACCATACTCTTGATTCCTGTTGGATGCGTCACATCCTAAGCGTTGGTAAGCCGTCAGAAATCGCGCATTCATCGCCATCCATATGTTCGCTGTTTCCGACTTGTGCAGGTATCGACAGCTTCAGTGAGGTGCAGGACTATCCTCTGGGCCTCCCTTGCGCCGCCCGGCGAGCGGCCTCCACGGTCGCCAAACCATGCTCCTCTGCAAAAGCCAGCAGATATGCTTTTAAATCGGCCTTCTGCGTGCGGGCCACCAGCTGCCGCGAGAATTCGACGGCACTGATCTGCCCTGCACGACACTGTCCTTCAAGCTGATCAAAACCTGCTTCTGAGAGCACGCCCTTGGCCAGGAAGCGGATAGTGGACTTGCTTCCCTCCCATTGGCTCACTGAATCCAGGGCCAGTAGCGTGGCCTGCTGCGCCTGGAACTCAGCGTCGTGGTTCGCTTCCAGGACCTGGGTCGCTACCTGGGCGGCCTGCTTCACCTTTTCTGCCGATCGCGTCGGCATGACTTCTGGCAACTCGTACTTGTCAGGGTTCCGGAGAATGTCGAGGGCCAGCCCCCCTGAACTGCGGAGATTTTTCCGGCTCTTGACATAGGTCACGGCTCGCCGGATCTGCTCCAGGGAATAGTCACGGGCCGCCTCTTCAGCCCGGTCGCGTGCCACCTTTACCTCGAGGAGCAGCTGCAGCCTCTCGGCATCAGGCGGGGGGAGAGCAGAGGCAGTCTCAACCGGCATAAACCGGTAGGTGATTTCCTGAGTGGCGCCTTGGCCGGTGTATTCCACGCCGGCCAGGTAGCCCAGGGCCTGCAATTCCTTATGGGCGCTTTCCAGGGTGCGCCGGATCTTCCGTGGGTCTGTATTGATGATGCCGCACCGCCCACCCCAATCTGCCACCCGGCAGGTCAGCGTGTCGTCGGCCGGCCGGTGCGCCTGCAACATCCGGTACAGGGCCCGGGCGACCGGCTGTTTGCAGTCCATCAGCAGCTTGCGGTCAAGGTTCTGGTAGTACCCGGCGCGAATGCTGGCGGCCAGCGGTTCGGAGAGTCGAATCACCAGTTTGCCGTGCGCTTCCAGGTCATGGAGTTCAGGGGAGTCGTGCCGTCTGCCCTGGGTCCAAAACTGAATCGAGCTGATCAGGCTCAGCGACGTGTTGGAAAACCGGCCCCAGGTGCTGTCTGCAGGGACATCTCCTAGCGCCACCATGAAGCCCACCCGTCACAGGCGCAGCAGGCTTTCGCGCAGCCGTTTGTACAGCACGCCGGAGGTGTTCTGGTACACCATCTGCACGATCTCGTACGCCGTGGTCGTGACCGTGTTGTTGGCCGGGCACCCCTGGAACAGGAACAGCGTCTCCAGCGCCATCAGAATGTCAGTGTCAGCGCCTCGCGGCCGCCCAAAATCGCCAGCATAGCCGTCGACGGTATAAACCGTATCACCGACTTCAGAGCGTACAGTCCAGCGCCGATTAAGGGGACTATCCTCCTCGATGCGGCTCTGGATGCTGATGATGCCCACCTGGGCAACGAAGCGCTCAGCCGTGAGCGGCGTGGCATCGTTGAGCTTCTTCATGCGGACTCCTGCGGGGTGTTGTGTGTTTTTAACTTCTTGTAACTACTATAAAGAACAACAACAGGGCGGGGGTGAGGATGCGTCCTAGACGACATTTTCTGGTAAAAACCGCCCAAAGCTTACGAGGTTTTTCCTCAAAATCGGACAAAGCTTACGAGGTCTTGGGCCAGAAACGGACAAAGCTTACGAGGCTCAGTGGGCGAACCGCCCAAACCTCACGAGCCTTACTGTTCTCCTGACTGTCAGAACTGAATTTACCGTGTCAGAGCGCAGATTTCTGTCAAGCGCCCAAAGCTTACGAGGGTTGGCCGGACGAAGTTTACGATGCAGCCTTGACCAAAACGGACAAAGCTTACGACACCTGCTGATACCGTCCGGCATATATGATTTCCTGGCACCAAGAAGGGGTTTCTCTATTCCAGGGGTGAGCCAGAGTCGCTCTCGCCGCCCAAACCTTACGATAGGCAGAAACGTAGCGTAAGGGGCTCGGACCTCCTTTTCAGAGCTAGACGGCTCCCCAAACCGCCCAAACCTTACGATAGGCGGCAGGCGTCTGCTGGCCACCTTAGATCTGGTTTACTCGTCGAGCGGTTGTGGCAAGTTGTTGGGGTAGGGTGCCGCGGTGCTGAGCAGTCAGAAGCTTGTCGGCTACCGATTTTCGCTTGAGGTCATTGGGTACGCCGTCTGGCTGTATCACCGGTTCACCTTGAGTTGTCGGGACGTTGAGGAATTCTTGCTGGAGCGAGACATCGCTGTCACCCGCAAATCCATCCGCACATGGTGCATCAAGTTCAGCGACCTGTTCGCCCAGGGCCTGCGCCACCGAGAACCCCGCCGGGGTTCTCGGTGGCACCTCAACGAAATGCACGTGGACGTGGGCAGTGTCACCTACTGGTTGTGGCGGGCCGTCGATGAGCACGGTGTCGTCCTGGACGTATTCCTTCAGCGGCACCGGGACACTAAGCTGCCGAGTATTTTTTCACCCGGCTTCTGGGCGAGCATGGCGTCCCGGTCACCATCCACACAGACAAACTCTGGAGTTACGGTGCAGCCCTTCATGAACTCCCGGTGCTCCACGCTGTGGAGTACGTCTAGGTCGTGTCTAAGGCGCGCTGCAACAATCTGATTGAGCAATCTCACCGCCTGATACGACGACAGGAGCGCTAATACGGATTCCGAATAAAAAGTTTAGACTCAGGGCATCAAACAGACCCTTTTGACGGCCCCCCTAGCGCACCGCGCGGAAGACTTCTGGCACATCTTTACCGCGAGCACTTGTGCGGTGGAACGGCGCCGGGCGCAATTCTTCGCCTTGCTGGCCGAAGGGCGGCCAACAGGCGACGTCTTGCACTTGACCCGATAGAGCCAGGTCACGGCGTATAACCTCATGGCGCGGTACCGCGCCATGGGCCTGTCCGGGTTACGTGACGGTCGTCAGGGGAACCGAGGCGCCCCATGGGTATTGACGGCTGAGGAACAGGCCCTAGCCGCCCGTCTGCACGCGGACTTTGAGCAAGGCCTTGTGTGGTCGGGCAAAGAGGTCCAGGACTGGGTGCGAGAGACAACCGGCAAAACGGTGCATCTGGGACGTACCTACGAACTCATGCGTGCCGCGGGCTTCTCGCCGCAAAAACCCCGGCCACGACACGTCAACGGCGATGAGGTGGCCAAGGCAGCCTTCAAAACAAAGGGCTGACGGAGACGCTCCGCTTGGCGGAGCGTCTCCATCCTCGGGTGTCGCTGCGGTGCCTGGATGAACACCGGCTCGGTCTCCAACCGATTCGCCGCACGGTTTGGGCGCCCACAGGTCACCCCTTCAGCTGTCCCGTGCGTCCCGCCTACGAGTGGCTGTATCTGTAGGCCTTCGTCAATCCAGAAACCGGCGAGAGCCGGTTCTGGTTGGTGCCCGTCGTGAACAAACAGGCCTACAGCGCCGTCATGGCGGCCTTTGCCCAGAGTGTCGGCGCGAGCGCCGACCATCACGTGCTCGTGGTGCAGGATGGGGCCGGCTTTCATGTCTATGCCGAGCAGGGACCCCCCACAGGCATCCGGGCCGTCACCCTGCCTCCCTACTCGCCGGAACGACAACCTGCCGAGCGGCTCTGGGCGCTCACCGACGCCACGGTCGCCAATCAAGCCTTCAACACCCTGGACGACTTCGTTCAGGTGCTGGCTGAACGGTGCGCCTGGCTTGAAACACAACCCGACCTCCTCACCCAACACACGCTCTTCCACTGGTGGCCGCTCTCAACCAATTAATCGGAGTCCGTATAACAACACGGATTCCGGTCGCGACATCGAGCACAGGGATTTCTCGACCTGCACGCCCGGATCACGAACCTCCACCAACCCGCTCGCTCCACTGCCCCCGCTCGCCATCGCCGCCTTCAGCAACAAACTGCGTTCAAGACGTGGCGGGACGTCGTACAGCACGTGGCCTGAAGGTCAGCCCACGTGCCTTTCCGGAGCTGCCCACTTCCTGAGCGCCAACAACTTGCCACAACCGTAGGAGAGAAAAGGTTAAGGAGTAGAGGTGTGGTCTGACTCAGCTGACGTCAGAGTGGCGAGGTCAAAAGTCCAGTGCCGGGCCCACTCTGCCTTCGGTGGCTCATCTCCAGGCTGATGAAACCAGTCGAGATATAGGTGAGGA from Deinococcus betulae includes:
- a CDS encoding replication initiator protein A — protein: MKKLNDATPLTAERFVAQVGIISIQSRIEEDSPLNRRWTVRSEVGDTVYTVDGYAGDFGRPRGADTDILMALETLFLFQGCPANNTVTTTAYEIVQMVYQNTSGVLYKRLRESLLRL
- a CDS encoding winged helix-turn-helix domain-containing protein, yielding MARYRAMGLSGLRDGRQGNRGAPWVLTAEEQALAARLHADFEQGLVWSGKEVQDWVRETTGKTVHLGRTYELMRAAGFSPQKPRPRHVNGDEVAKAAFKTKG